The following proteins are co-located in the Pseudarthrobacter siccitolerans genome:
- a CDS encoding CHAP domain-containing protein: MTLQGFIYRYTGVAGVGNTPENKGECVGLVQVWDELRGLPHTWGHAKDLLNNADLNAFDVFLNNPTNYPLPGDVLCFNGRWGGGFGHTGVIVSADTNGFTLFEQNNPTGSKPRLVEHPNYSNVQGWMRSKNNQGGEEVNESELADLREWKARATAPGAVIIQQAVIDDLVQWKETGLRLQTVVADLTDQAQAQQKAIDGLTKQIETLQNAPKPAETVPVLQPPTSTTPAAPAVPAAPSESKWANVAKQVRDFFGTTEGRAVLGVAATVVTPVVMALQNFQTDNAVLAAAVLAAVTLLNTVKDALNPNVPNK; the protein is encoded by the coding sequence GTGACCCTGCAAGGTTTCATATACAGGTACACCGGGGTCGCTGGGGTTGGTAACACTCCTGAAAACAAGGGCGAGTGCGTCGGGCTAGTCCAAGTCTGGGACGAACTACGCGGCCTGCCGCATACCTGGGGCCACGCCAAGGATTTGCTCAACAATGCAGACCTGAACGCCTTCGATGTGTTCCTCAACAACCCAACGAACTATCCGCTACCGGGCGACGTGCTGTGCTTCAACGGCCGTTGGGGCGGAGGTTTCGGCCATACCGGCGTGATAGTTAGCGCGGATACCAACGGCTTCACCCTGTTCGAACAGAACAATCCTACGGGCAGCAAGCCCCGTCTTGTGGAGCACCCGAACTACTCGAACGTCCAAGGCTGGATGCGATCAAAAAATAATCAAGGAGGTGAAGAAGTGAACGAATCAGAATTAGCAGACCTACGGGAGTGGAAGGCCAGGGCAACCGCCCCAGGCGCAGTGATCATCCAGCAGGCAGTAATTGATGACCTGGTGCAGTGGAAGGAAACCGGCCTACGCCTTCAGACGGTAGTGGCTGACCTGACCGACCAAGCCCAGGCGCAGCAGAAGGCCATCGACGGCCTGACCAAACAGATAGAAACTCTCCAGAACGCACCAAAGCCCGCAGAAACCGTCCCAGTGCTTCAGCCGCCTACTTCTACCACCCCGGCTGCTCCCGCAGTTCCTGCGGCTCCCAGTGAGTCCAAGTGGGCAAATGTGGCCAAGCAGGTGCGCGACTTCTTCGGCACCACCGAAGGCCGGGCAGTTCTCGGCGTCGCCGCCACAGTGGTCACTCCCGTCGTCATGGCGCTGCAGAACTTCCAGACTGACAACGCTGTTTTGGCCGCCGCGGTCCTGGCCGCCGTGACTTTGCTCAATACCGTCAAAGACGCGCTCAACCCTAACGTTCCCAACAAATAA
- a CDS encoding DUF932 domain-containing protein → MAHEVENMMSVREIPWHGLGNVLPAYPKSKQELLEAAGLNWEVGELPVEVPLPNGERLMALDKKGIVRLSDNTLLSIMGGTYTPIQPHQLVDFAFSLLDVTQKEFEQAEGEPPILFETAMSLAGGRVNTLMAKVPKDIQIGGADPIHLYLGFVNSHDGSLRFGVHATPIREVCMNTLNLGLKAAVQSWSVKHTASALNSIDEARRTLNLTWKYADEFESQMNDLLDQDFTKRQFEDMVRKLFPKTPKETAPFSREQYAMIGLLESSPTIDDGLRYTKYGALNAVAEYQDWNTRYNEGDVSTEEKRTMNVLFGRAKQAADKTFAYLA, encoded by the coding sequence ATGGCCCACGAAGTAGAGAACATGATGTCCGTCCGCGAAATCCCGTGGCACGGACTTGGCAACGTCCTTCCCGCTTACCCGAAGTCCAAGCAGGAGCTGCTCGAAGCGGCCGGCTTGAACTGGGAAGTGGGGGAGTTGCCTGTAGAAGTACCGCTGCCCAACGGCGAACGCTTGATGGCCCTCGACAAGAAGGGCATCGTCCGGCTGTCGGATAACACGCTGCTGTCCATCATGGGCGGCACCTACACCCCGATTCAGCCACACCAGCTGGTCGACTTCGCTTTCAGTCTTCTCGACGTGACCCAAAAGGAGTTCGAGCAGGCAGAGGGAGAACCTCCCATCCTGTTCGAGACAGCAATGAGTCTGGCCGGCGGCCGAGTGAATACCCTGATGGCGAAAGTGCCCAAGGATATTCAAATCGGCGGCGCGGACCCGATTCACCTGTACCTGGGGTTTGTGAATTCTCACGACGGTAGCCTGCGCTTCGGTGTCCATGCGACCCCCATCCGGGAAGTCTGCATGAACACGCTCAACCTCGGCCTCAAAGCCGCGGTTCAGTCCTGGAGCGTCAAGCACACCGCTTCCGCGCTCAACTCCATTGATGAGGCCCGGCGCACGCTGAACCTCACTTGGAAGTACGCCGACGAGTTCGAGAGCCAGATGAACGATCTGCTCGACCAGGACTTCACCAAGCGCCAGTTTGAGGACATGGTTCGAAAGCTGTTCCCGAAGACCCCCAAGGAAACCGCCCCGTTCTCGCGGGAGCAGTACGCCATGATCGGTCTGCTGGAATCCTCACCGACCATCGATGACGGCCTGCGCTACACGAAGTACGGCGCTCTCAACGCTGTAGCGGAGTACCAGGACTGGAACACCCGCTACAACGAAGGTGACGTGTCCACGGAAGAAAAGCGCACCATGAACGTCCTGTTCGGCCGGGCCAAACAAGCCGCCGACAAGACCTTCGCCTACCTTGCCTGA
- a CDS encoding rRNA adenine N-6-methyltransferase family protein: MGHILNLSEEALEVLEAGKLDGYSYYLPQGQLTRQLYVEINKILETIGGKWDRKSGSHIFSSDPEAALEQALDSGRLAGGVVDEKKLYQFYETPQGLAQRVVEEAAIEPGMSVLEPSAGRGALLEPLDQSAVDLTCVEIDSKHSTYLSESGISCINQDFVNWMPDRTYDRIIMNPPFTRQQDVDHVSKAFQLLKPAGRLVAITSPGWQFRDNRKSTAFRELVDKHGWYEDIPEGTFKTSGTMIRTVLVVLDR, encoded by the coding sequence ATGGGACACATCCTCAACCTAAGCGAGGAGGCATTAGAAGTACTTGAAGCCGGAAAATTGGATGGATACTCCTACTACCTGCCGCAAGGTCAACTGACTCGCCAGTTGTACGTCGAAATCAACAAGATACTGGAGACGATTGGCGGTAAATGGGATCGCAAATCCGGTAGTCACATATTTTCTTCAGACCCTGAAGCGGCATTAGAACAAGCCTTAGATAGCGGTAGGCTCGCTGGTGGTGTCGTCGACGAAAAGAAGCTTTATCAGTTCTATGAAACGCCACAGGGACTAGCCCAGCGGGTGGTCGAAGAGGCTGCTATCGAGCCCGGCATGAGCGTTCTGGAACCTTCTGCCGGTCGCGGTGCCTTGCTTGAGCCCCTTGATCAAAGTGCCGTCGATCTGACTTGTGTAGAAATAGATTCCAAGCACAGCACCTACCTCAGTGAATCTGGCATCTCTTGCATCAATCAAGACTTCGTGAACTGGATGCCTGACCGTACCTATGACCGAATCATCATGAATCCACCCTTTACCCGCCAGCAAGATGTAGACCATGTGAGCAAAGCATTTCAGCTGCTCAAGCCGGCCGGCCGGCTAGTCGCCATCACGTCACCAGGTTGGCAGTTCCGAGACAACCGCAAGTCAACTGCGTTTCGGGAGTTGGTGGACAAGCATGGATGGTACGAGGACATCCCTGAAGGCACCTTCAAGACGAGCGGCACGATGATCCGTACGGTCCTGGTGGTTCTAGATCGGTGA